In a single window of the Osmerus eperlanus chromosome 2, fOsmEpe2.1, whole genome shotgun sequence genome:
- the LOC134010611 gene encoding protein PET100 homolog, mitochondrial, which translates to MGVKIEVFRMMLYLSFPVTMFWISNQAEYFEEYIVKRKREIFPPDEKMHRKELEDFKERMRNRKEQRILKEIGMESEQ; encoded by the exons ATGGGGGTGAAAATAGAAGTGTTTCGG ATGATGCTTTACTTGTCGTTCCCTGTGACCATGTTTTGGATCTCAAATCAAGCTGAGTACTTTGAAGAATACATAGTGAAGAGAAAG AGGGAGATCTTCCCACCAGACGAGAAAATGCAC AGAAAAGAATTGGAAGACTTCAAGGAGCGTATGCGAAACCGCAAGGAGCAGCGAATATTAAAAGAGATTGGCATGGAGTCTGAGCAATGA